In one window of Mercurialis annua linkage group LG4, ddMerAnnu1.2, whole genome shotgun sequence DNA:
- the LOC126678985 gene encoding lipid phosphate phosphatase delta — MESIGLWQSFTICGIVSWIVFSSYFNVTQKIRSFLQPWVTNHVITGTHLILQIQKYQHGVLDGFFSGLSCVVSVPFYTAFLPLLFWSGHGKLARQMTLLMAFCDYTGNCIKDVVSAPRPNCPPVRRVTATKDEEDNALEYGLPSSHTLNTVCLSGYLVHYVLSYIQNDDAYVQFSGFAIVFLFVTLIGLGRVYLGMHSLIDIVGGLAFGLAILALWLNVHDHIDEFVVSGQNVTTFWAALSFLLLFAYPTPEFPTPSFEYHTAFNGVALGIVAGVQQTYHQFHHEDVPRIFTQLTVPAFIGRMLVGIPTILLVKFCSKALAKWILPVISNTLSIPIKSTSYIPMLQGSGDSKKSDEIKQSSYVRKLLFFSNQDWFDVDTGIRFVQYAGLAWSVVDLVPSIFSHMRL, encoded by the exons ATGGAAAGCATAGGATTATGGCAAAGTTTTACAATTTGTGGAATTGTGTCATGGAttgttttttcttcttattttaatGTCACCCAAAAGATTAGATCTTTTTTACAACCTTGGGTCACTAATCATGTCATCACTGGCACCCATCTCATTCTTCAGATCCAG AAGTACCAGCATGGAGTTTTGGATGGTTTCTTTTCTGGGTTGTCCTGTGTTGTTTCTGTGCCATTTTATACTGCTTTTCTTCCTTTGCTCTTCTGg AGTGGCCATGGCAAATTAGCTAGACAAATGACCCTTTTAATGGCTTTTTGTGATTATACAGGAAATTGCATAAAG GATGTGGTGTCAGCTCCAAGACCCAATTGTCCTCCGGTTCGGAGAGTGACTGCCACCAAAGATGAGGAAGACAATGCTCTTGAATATGGGTTGCCTTCATCCCACACTCTTAACACAGTTTGCTTATCTGG GTACCTAGTGCACTATGTCCTATCATACATCCAAAATGACGATGCCTATGTGCAGTTCTCCGGATTTGCTattgttttcttatttgtaACCCTGATTGGTTTAG GAAGGGTTTATCTTGGCATGCACAGTTTGATTGACATCGTAGGTGGTCTAGCCTTTGGGCTGGCCATCCTTGCACTTTGGCTTAACGTTCATGATCATATCGATGAATTCGTTGTCTCTGGGCAAAACG TTACAACCTTCTGGGCTGCCCTTAGCTTCCTGTTACTTTTTGCTTATCCAACTCCTGAATTTCCTACTCCAAGCTTTGAGTACCATACAGCCTTCAATGGTGTGGCATTGGGAATA GTGGCCGGAGTTCAGcaaacgtaccaccagttccacCATGAAGATGTGCCGCGAATATTTACACAACTGACAGTCCCCGCTTTCATCGGAAGAATGCTGGTAGGAATACCGACAATACTTCTTGTGAAATTTTGTAGCAAGGCGCTGGCTAAATGGATTCTTCCTGTGATATCGAATACTTTGAGCATCCCCATAAAATCGACTAGCTACATCCCCATGTTGCAAGGTTCGGGGGATAGTAAAAAGTCCGATGAGATTAAGCAATCAAGTTATGTACGAAAGCTATTATTTTTCTCCAACCAGGACTGGTTTGATGTCGATACAGGTATTCGATTTGTTCAATACGCAGGCCTTGCTTGGTCGGTAGTAGATCTCGTTCCTTCAATTTTCTCACATATGAGATTGTAG
- the LOC126677309 gene encoding serine/threonine-protein phosphatase PP2A-4 catalytic subunit has product MGANSPSSDSISDLDEQISQLMQCKPLSEPQVRGLCEKAKEILMQESNVQPVKSPVTICGDIHGQFHDLAELFRIGGKCPDTNYLFMGDYVDRGYYSVETVTLLVSLKVRYPQRITILRGNHESRQITQVYGFYDECLRKYGSANVWKMFTDLFDYFPLTALVESEIFCLHGGLSPSIETLDNIRNFDRVQEVPHEGAMCDLLWSDPDDRCGWGISPRGAGYTFGQDISEQFNHSNSLKLIARAHQLVMEGYNWAHEQKVVTIFSAPNYCYRCGNMASILEVDDCKDHSFIQFEPAPRRGEPDVTRRTPDYFL; this is encoded by the exons ATGGGAGCCAATTCTCCATCGTCAGATTCAATCTCCGATCTCGATGAACAGATCTCGCAACTCATGCAGTGCAAGCCTCTCTCGGAGCCACAG gtAAGAGGATTGTGTGAAAAGGCTAAGGAGATACTCATGCAAGAAAGCAATGTTCAG CCTGTGAAAAGCCCTGTGACAATCTGTGGCGATATTCATGGGCAGTTTCATGATCTTGCAGAACTTTTTCGGATAGGAGGGAAG TGTCCGGACACTAATTACTTGTTTATGGGAGATTATGTCGATCGGGGATATTACTCTGTGGAAACTGTAACG CTCTTGGTTTCCTTGAAAGTGCGTTATCCACAGAGAATAACTATTCTTAGAGGAAATCATGAAAGTCGCCAG ATTACTCAGGTTTATGGGTTTTATGACGAATGCCTACGAAA GTATGGCAGTGCTAATGTTTGGAAGATGTTCACAGACCTTTTTGACTATTTTCCATTGACTGCATTG GTTGAGTCGGAAATATTTTGCCTGCATGGTGGACTGTCCCCTTCGATAGAAACCCTGGACAACATAAGAAATTTCGATCGTGTTCAGGAGGTTCCTCATGAAGGAGCAATGTGTGATCTTTTGTGGTCTGACCCAGATGACCGTTGTGGTTGGGGTATATCACCTCGTGGTGCTGGGTATACTTTTGGGCAG GATATATCTGAGCAATTCAATCATTCAAATAGCCTGAAGTTGATCGCTAGAGCACACCAGCTTGTTATGGAGGGATATAATTGGGCACAT GAACAAAAAGTAGTTACCATATTCAGCGCACCTAATTACTGTTACCGCTGTGGAAACATGGCTTCTATATTGGAAGTTGATGACTGCAAGGACCACTCTTTCATTCAG TTTGAACCAGCTCCGAGGAGAGGAGAGCCTGATGTGACCCGTAGAACACCGGATTATTTCCTATAA